Part of the Balnearium lithotrophicum genome is shown below.
TTGAGCCGGTAGCCCTAAAGGTTAATCCATCTCCTTCTATGTTAACAGAGACTGTATTGAAAACGGCATCTTTCATCTGGGAAGCAACAAACCTTCTCCATATCAAATCGTAGAGCTTGTACTGTTCAGGAGTCAGATACTTTCTTACACTCTCAGGAGTTCTATAAACGGAGGTAGGTCTAATTGCCTCATGGGCATCCTGAGCGGATTTCGGAGTTTTTCCTTCGTAACTTCTCTTCTGGGATGGCAGGTACTCCTCTCCCAGTTCATCCTTTATAAAATTTCTAACTTCCTTTACAGCTTCATCAGAAACTCTTGTAGAATCGGTTCTCATATAGGTTATAAGTCCCACTCTCTCATTTCCTAAATCAACTCCCTCGTAGAGCTGCTGAGCTATTTGCATAGTCATTTTGGCAGGAAAACCGAACCTCTTTGATGCCTCCTGCTGTAGAGTTGAAGTAATAAAGGGAGGTAAAGGTTTTCTCCTCCTTTCCTTCTTTTCAACTCGAGTCACCTTAAACTTAGAGGATTCTACCCTTTTTAAAAGTTGTTTTGCCTCTTTTTCCGTTGGAATGTCAAACTTTCCAAGTTTTTTACCGTCAACAGCCCAAAGTTTTGCACTTATTTCATTTTCACCCTTTAAAAACGTTCCCTCTACTGTCCAGTATTCCCTTGGAACAAACTTCCTAATTTCCTCTTCTCTGTCGCAGATTAGTCTTAGGGCAACAGATTGAACCCTCCCTGCCGAGAGAGCTCTCTTGAATTTTGCTGATAGGAGAGGAGAAATTGAGTAACCAACGATTCTGTCTAAAATTCTCCTTGCATGTTGGGCGTAAACCTTGTTCTCATCTATTTTATCCGGATTCTCTACAGCCTTTTTAATGGCACTCTTTGTTATTTCATGAAACCTTATACGAAAGATATTGTCCTTTTTTATTCTCTTTAGAGCATTTGCAATGTGCCAGCTTATGGCCTCTCCTTCCCTATCGGGGTCGGTTGCCAGATAGACAACGTCACTCTTTTTAGCAGCATCCTTTATTTCTTTCAGAATCTTATTTTTTCCCTTTATGGTTACAAACTTAGGCTTAAACTCCTTTTCAATATCAACTCCAAACTCCTTTTCGGGTAAATCTATAACGTGTCCCATAGATGCTTTAACGATAAAGTCCTTTCCTAAGTACTTTTGAATTGTCTTTGCCTTTGCAGGTGATTCCACAATTAACAGCTTTTTTCCCATTGCTTACCTCAGGATTTTAAGTGTCTGGAGAGAAATCTAATTAATTGGATTTGTAAGTCAAATTCCCCTCAGGATTTTTCCCTTATCCTTACTCTTTCAATCCTCTTGTTAGAGAGCTTTTCTACCTTTATCGTGTGGTGGGGGAGCTCTATAACCTCCCCTTCCTTCGGAAACCTTCCTAGCCTTGAGAGAATTAGGCCTCCAATACTTGAGTAATCAGTGCTTTCAGGTAAGGGAAAATTTAAGAGTTTATTTAGTTCTGATACTTCAACTGAAGCATCGGTGGATATAGTGTTCCCGCTTTTTGTTATTTCAATCTTTCCCTTATCAAACTCGTCCTCTATCTTTCCGACAATTTCCTCTAAGATGTCCTCAACTGTAACGATACCGAGGGTTGAGCCGAATTCGTCAACCACAATACCTAACTGTTCGTTAGCTCTTCTAAACTCCTTCAGTGCATCAAAAATGCTCATGTACTCCGGAAAAACCACAACAGGTCTCATGACTTCTCTTACCTTTAGGTTCGGGTCCTCAACGGCAACAAGGTCGGAAACGAGGAGATAACCGACTATGTTATCTATTCTCCCCTCAAAAATAGGAAGTTTCGAGAATCCACTCTTTTCAAAGAGCTCCAATGCTTCAGAGACCGTTGCATTGCTGCTAACTGCAATTACCTGTGAAAGTGGAACATAGATGTCTCCCAAGGTTTTTTCCTTTAAGTGAAGAATGTTTTTAAGAATGTCTCTCTCAGTTT
Proteins encoded:
- the topA gene encoding type I DNA topoisomerase translates to MGKKLLIVESPAKAKTIQKYLGKDFIVKASMGHVIDLPEKEFGVDIEKEFKPKFVTIKGKNKILKEIKDAAKKSDVVYLATDPDREGEAISWHIANALKRIKKDNIFRIRFHEITKSAIKKAVENPDKIDENKVYAQHARRILDRIVGYSISPLLSAKFKRALSAGRVQSVALRLICDREEEIRKFVPREYWTVEGTFLKGENEISAKLWAVDGKKLGKFDIPTEKEAKQLLKRVESSKFKVTRVEKKERRRKPLPPFITSTLQQEASKRFGFPAKMTMQIAQQLYEGVDLGNERVGLITYMRTDSTRVSDEAVKEVRNFIKDELGEEYLPSQKRSYEGKTPKSAQDAHEAIRPTSVYRTPESVRKYLTPEQYKLYDLIWRRFVASQMKDAVFNTVSVNIEGDGLTFRATGSTLKEEGFLKVYPIEVEEKLLPELEEGEELEKKEIKGVQHFTEPPPRYTEGTLVKALEEAGVGRPSTYATIISNIIQRGYVEKEKQKLKPTELGEFINSLLKKLFPKVVDVKFTASIEEELDKIEEGVKNWKELLKEFYFGEFKELLENAKRELKGLKGEEIGRNCPECGAPLLKVHGRYGAFISCSNYPECKYKEALKEDERTGEKCPECGGELLIKKGKYGRFIACSNYPNCRYTAPITYGKCPKCGEGEIVERKSKRGKVFYGCSRYPDCDYVSSKPPKGEKK
- a CDS encoding hemolysin family protein, translated to MELLYVSLIVLCIISEGFFSGSEIAVVSLSKLELQKRLKEGDKAARLLSKLLEEPEKLLTTTLIGTNLSTVTGSTIFTAYILKDIQNALPYLGNYPELLTVLCFTPFTLTFGELIPKSLFQKYSSKLAFKIVYPIYFFYVLFKPISLLVMNFSRLIAHLFRAETEKNPFVTKEELKFLVESKSRFRVEETERDILKNILHLKEKTLGDIYVPLSQVIAVSSNATVSEALELFEKSGFSKLPIFEGRIDNIVGYLLVSDLVAVEDPNLKVREVMRPVVVFPEYMSIFDALKEFRRANEQLGIVVDEFGSTLGIVTVEDILEEIVGKIEDEFDKGKIEITKSGNTISTDASVEVSELNKLLNFPLPESTDYSSIGGLILSRLGRFPKEGEVIELPHHTIKVEKLSNKRIERVRIREKS